One Solanum pennellii chromosome 9, SPENNV200 DNA segment encodes these proteins:
- the LOC107029655 gene encoding protein SULFUR DEFICIENCY-INDUCED 1-like, whose protein sequence is MKKEVLFHVIHKVPSGDGPYVRAKYAQIVEKEPEAAIVWFWKAINGGDRVDSALKDMAIVMKQLDRSEEAIEAIHSFRCLCSKQAQQSLDNVLLDLFKKCGKVDEQIALLKQKLRQIYQGQVFNGKPYKTARSHGKKFQVSVRQETARILGNLGWAYTQKGNFMAAEVVYKKAQIIDADSNKACNLTHCLIKQARYDEARNILENVWRGNYAGSEDPKTRKRVEELLVELDSRQPPPFLQNLPGLNLDDDFMNGLEHLINEWAPPKSRRLPIFEEISTFKDQLAC, encoded by the exons atgaagaaggAAGTATTGTTTCATGTTATTCATAAGGTTCCTTCAGGTGATGGACCTTATGTTAGGGCCAAATATGCTCAg ATAGTTGAGAAGGAGCCAGAGGCCGCGATAGTATGGTTTTGGAAGGCGATAAATGGAGGAGATAGAGTTGATAGTGCCCTTAAAGATATGGCTATAGTTATGAAACAACTTGATAGAAGTGAAGAGGCTATTGAAGCTATTCATTCTTTTAGATGTCTCTGCTCCAAACAGGCTCAACAATCCCTTGATAATGTCCTTCTTGATCTCTTCAAG AAATGTGGAAAAGTAGATGAACAAATAGCACTACTGAAACAAAAGTTGAGACAAATATACCAAGGGCAGGTCTTCAATGGTAAACCTTATAAAACTGCTCGTTCACATGGCAAGAAGTTTCAAGTTTCTGTTAGGCAAGAAACAGCAAGAATTCTG GGAAATTTGGGCTGGGCCTATACGCAAAAGGGGAACTTTATGGCAGCAGAAGTTGTGTATAAGAAAGCCCAAATAATTGATGCAGACAGCAATAAGGCATGTAATTTGACCCATTGTTTAATAAAGCAAGCTCGATACGATGAGGCTCGTAATATTCTTGAAAATGTTTGGAGAGGTAATTATGCGGGTTCCGAAGATCCAAAAACAAGGAAACGTGTGGAGGAATTGCTAGTGGAATTGGACTCGAGACAACCACCACCATTTTTGCAAAATCTTCCAGGCCTAAATTTGGATGATGACTTTATGAATGGGCTTGAACATCTTATAAATGAATGGGCTCCTCCAAAATCAAGAAGACTACCAATATTTGAGGAGATATCTACTTTCAAAGATCAATTGGCTTGTTGA
- the LOC107029576 gene encoding uncharacterized protein LOC107029576 gives MDRYQKVEKPKPESPINEYEIRITSQGLVRNYINYANTLLQERHGKEIVLKAMGQAISKTVAIAEIIKRRMPILHQDTAISSVSITDVWEPIEEGLLPVEQTRHVSVISITLSTQELNKSSPGYQAPSEVEQMKPRYNNYQPQLQQQSPRQTRGVYYAGNEDSYGRGRGRGIGRGRGWSRGGYGNYQENGDYSNWGRENDGYSNRGRENGGISNRGRGNGGYSNRGRGNGGYSNRGRGNGGYSNWGGENGGYSNWGSGNAGYSNRGRANGGYSNRGGENGGYSNRGQGIGGYSNWGGENGGYSNRSRGNGGYSNWGRGGGRGGWEDRDSGYGGGRGYGRGRGRGRMDLRPQGGGNQA, from the exons ATGGATAGATACCAAAAAGTAGAAAAACCGAAGCCAGAATCACCCATAAATGAGTACGAGATTCGAATCACTTCACAGGGTTTGGTTCGAAACTACATCAACTATGCTAATACTCTTCTTCAG GAGAGGCATGGGAAAGAGATTGTCTTGAAAGCAATGGGTCAGGCAATTAGCAAAACAGTTGCTATAGCGGAGATCATCAAG AGAAGAATGCCTATACTTCATCAAGACACTGCTATCAGCTCAGTAAGCATAACAGATGTATGGGAGCCGATTGAAGAGGGCCTTTTGCC TGTGGAGCAGACCCGCCATGTTTCAGTGATCTCAATCACGTTGTCAACACAAGAGCTGAACAAAAGTTCCCCTGG GTATCAAGCTCCTTCTGAGGTTGAACAGATGAAGCCACGGTATAATAATTACCAGCCCCAGCTGCAGCAACAGTCTCCAAGACAAACACGTGGAGTCTATTATGCTGGTAATGAAG attcATATGGGCGAGGACGAGGTCGTGGTATAGGGAGGGGACGTGGTTGGAGCAGAGGTGGATATGGAAACTATCAAG aAAATGGTGATTACTCAAACTGGGGTCGAGAAAATGATGGTTACTCAAACCGCGGTCGAGAAAATGGTGGTATCTCAAACCGGGGCCGAGGAAATGGTGGTTACTCAAACAGGGGCCGAGGAAATGGTGGTTACTCAAACCGGGGCCGAGGAAATGGTGGTTACTCAAACTGGGGGGGAGAAAATGGTGGTTACTCAAACTGGGGCAGTGGAAATGCTGGTTACTCAAACAGGGGCCGAGCAAATGGTGGTTACTCAAACAGGGGCGGAGAAAATGGTGGTTACTCAAACAGGGGCCAAGGAATTGGTGGTTACTCAAACTGGGGCGGGGAAAATGGTGGTTACTCAAACAGGAGCAGAGGAAATGGTGGTTACTCAAACTGGGGCCGAGGTGGGGGCCGCGGTGGATGGGAAGATCGTG ACTCTGGATATGGAGGAGGCAGAGGTTATGGACGTGGACGCGGACGCGGACGCATGGACCTCCGTCCTCAAGGTGGTGGCAACCAGGCTTAG
- the LOC107030741 gene encoding uncharacterized protein LOC107030741, with protein sequence MQTLIQKLFKTTNETTTSISNKQTVNNKKAKSKEIVLFGICRGKSKNFELFNSILCRKDIGKEYFYSTIRLRGVGSCHRSQQFEYCMKMKKENLRVTNKADSTVTGNHVGNITQILPITHDSTNDHKDGGEKKEKVKGDKAKMSISKMKELLRWAAAAKTDKGTRYITRKVFNFRNRATLKAVADDDQLSNDSPKISFRWDAESCSTTYSAMSMPNSSTTKNHEQSIQINFASVNSTPIHIDHCPKLNWITTDSEFVVLEL encoded by the exons ATGCAG ACACTTATTCAAAAGCTCTTCAAGACTACAAATGAGACCACTACTTCTataagcaacaaacaaactGTCAATA ATAAGAAGGCAAAATCGAAAGAGATTGTGTTGTTTGGGATCTGTCGTGGGAAAAGCAAGAATTTCGAGTTATTCAACAGTATATTGTGCAGGAAGGATATTGGAAAAGAGTATTTTTACAGTACGATTCGATTAAGGGGAGTAGGAAGTTGTCATAGGAGCCAACAATTTGAATATTGTATGAAGATGAAAAAAGAGAACCTTAGAGTTACTAACAAAGCAGATTCAACAGTAACTGGAAATCATGTAGGAAATATTACACAAATTTTGCCTATTACACATGATTCGACGAATGATCATAAAGATGGTggagaaaagaaggaaaaagttaAGGGAGATAAAGCTAAGATGAGCATCTCTAAAATGAAAGAGTTACTAAGATGGGCTGCTGCTGCTAAAACTGATAAGGGAACTAGATACATAACTAGAAAG GTATTCAACTTTAGGAACAGAGCAACATTGAAAGCAGTTGCAGATGATGATCAACTAAGTAATGATTCCCCCAAAATTAGCTTTAGATGGGATGCTGAAAGTTGCTCCACAACTTACTCAGCTATGTCAATGCCTAATTCATCAACAACAAAGAATCATGaacaatcaattcaaattaACTTTGCTTCTGTAAACTCAACTCCAATTCACATAGATCACTGCCCTAAATTGAACTGGATTACCACTGATTCTGAAT TTGTGGTGCTAGAGCTATGA
- the LOC114078639 gene encoding uncharacterized protein LOC114078639: MANLTKLEFTALQSSGRNYLSWVLDAEIHLDAMGLGDTIKEENKASNQNCARAMIFLRHHLDEILKIEYLTVKDPLVLWKNLKERFDHLKMVIHPKARYDWMHLRLQDFKSIHEYNSAMFRITSQLKLCGETVSEIDMMEKTFSTFHASNVLLQQQYREKGFKKYSELISHLLVAEQNNDLLLKNHENRPTGSEPLPEVNEAYAHHARRGKGRGPNRGRGRGRGRGRGRDYGQERNSNLGINHSSNKKETIN; the protein is encoded by the exons atggccAATCTTACAAAACTAGAGTTCACTGCCCTCCAAAGTTCGGGCAGGAACTACCTCTCATGGGTGTTGGATGCTGAAATCCACCTTGATGCAATGGGTCTTGGAGAcaccataaaagaagaaaataaggcaTCAAATCAAAACTGTGCACGAGCAATGATATTCTTGCGTCATCATCTTGACGAGATTCTGAAAATCGAATATCTGACAGTTAAGGATCCACTTGTTTTGTGGAAAAACCTAAAAGAAAGATTTGACCACTTGAAGATGGTCATACATCCAAAGGCACGATATGATTGGATGCATCTAAGGCTACAAGACTTTAAGTCTATACATGAGTATAATTCTGCCATGTTCAGAATCACTTCtcaattgaaattatgtggagaaacgGTTAGTGAgattgatatgatggaaaagacGTTCTCCACTTTCCATGCCTCGAATGTGCTCTTGCAGCAACAATATCGAGAGAAAGGTTTCAAAAAGTATTCTGAACtaatttctcatcttcttgtggccgagcaaaataatgatttattattgaaaaatcatgAGAATCGACCTACTGGATCTGAACCACTTCCTGAAGTGAATGAGGCGTACGCCCACCATGCTAGGCGTGGAAAAGGTCGCGGTCCTAATCGTGGACGTGGACGTGGTCGTGGACGTGGACGTGGTCGTGATTATGGTCAAGAACGTAATTCTAATCTTGGCAttaatcattcatcaaataaaaag GAAACAATAAATTAA